A genomic segment from Actinoplanes sichuanensis encodes:
- a CDS encoding methyl-accepting chemotaxis protein codes for MPRLADLSVAQRLSSIVVTGVLVAGSLTGIGLWSQNQLSDKQASLNSYTLTKAALNHLDTREAELKVDAYRSTHGDDVNGDVADDVVSAQEALAAASEQEIGPISDAIDALGAKVEAFNVFVTDFVAAAVKDPASVSPDEYASIADQNGVVDDAIGAIHETLDAEIAARQAEMESTKSSAMWWMLVVSGIGLVLLMGLSVPLVRSILGPVRRVASVVGSLAQGDLTQRTGIAAKDELGVMAAKLDEAVESINETMQRIAENAGTLAGAATELAATSHEIAGAADQTDQQTSAASTEAEEISRNVQTVAAGSEEMGVSIREISENTNRAVQIASEAVSEAALATKQIEQLGASSEEIGNVIKLITQIAEQTNLLALNATIEAARAGEMGKGFAVVASEVKDLAQETARATEDISSRVTAIQQETGGVVEVISRISEVIAKINDYQTTIASAVEEQTATTAEMSRSISEVAAGSGRIAVSIAEVARASSISNAGTSQTNLASSEVARTAEELRALVSSFRLS; via the coding sequence ATGCCTCGTCTAGCCGACCTCAGCGTCGCCCAGCGACTGTCGTCGATCGTGGTCACCGGTGTGCTGGTCGCCGGCTCGTTGACCGGTATCGGACTCTGGTCGCAGAACCAGCTGAGCGACAAGCAGGCCAGCCTCAACAGCTACACGCTCACCAAGGCGGCGCTCAACCACCTGGACACCCGGGAGGCGGAGCTGAAGGTGGACGCCTACCGGTCGACGCACGGCGACGACGTCAACGGGGACGTGGCCGACGACGTGGTCTCGGCCCAGGAGGCCCTGGCCGCGGCCAGTGAGCAGGAGATCGGGCCGATCAGCGACGCGATCGACGCGCTGGGCGCCAAGGTCGAGGCGTTCAACGTGTTCGTCACCGACTTCGTCGCCGCCGCGGTGAAGGACCCGGCGAGCGTGTCGCCGGACGAGTACGCGTCGATCGCGGACCAGAACGGGGTGGTGGACGACGCCATCGGCGCCATCCACGAGACCCTGGACGCCGAGATCGCCGCCCGGCAGGCCGAGATGGAGTCGACCAAGAGCTCGGCGATGTGGTGGATGCTCGTGGTCTCCGGGATCGGCCTGGTCCTGCTGATGGGGCTGTCGGTGCCGCTGGTCCGGTCGATCCTGGGCCCGGTGCGGCGGGTCGCCTCGGTGGTCGGTTCGCTCGCCCAGGGTGATCTGACCCAGCGGACCGGGATCGCGGCCAAGGACGAGCTCGGTGTGATGGCCGCGAAGCTGGACGAAGCGGTGGAGAGCATCAACGAGACGATGCAGCGGATCGCCGAGAACGCGGGCACGCTGGCCGGCGCCGCCACCGAGCTGGCCGCCACCAGTCACGAGATCGCCGGTGCGGCCGACCAGACCGATCAGCAGACGTCGGCGGCGTCGACCGAGGCGGAGGAGATCTCCCGCAACGTGCAGACGGTGGCGGCCGGCAGTGAGGAGATGGGCGTCTCGATCCGGGAGATCTCCGAGAACACCAACCGGGCCGTGCAGATCGCCAGTGAGGCGGTGTCCGAGGCGGCGCTCGCCACCAAGCAGATCGAGCAGCTCGGCGCCTCGTCGGAGGAGATCGGCAACGTGATCAAGCTGATCACCCAGATCGCCGAGCAGACCAACCTGCTGGCCCTGAACGCCACCATCGAGGCGGCCCGTGCGGGGGAGATGGGCAAGGGCTTCGCCGTGGTGGCCAGCGAGGTCAAGGACCTGGCGCAGGAGACGGCCCGGGCGACCGAGGACATCAGCAGCCGGGTGACGGCGATCCAGCAGGAGACCGGTGGCGTGGTCGAGGTGATCAGCCGGATCAGCGAGGTCATCGCGAAGATCAACGACTATCAGACGACGATCGCCAGCGCGGTCGAGGAGCAGACCGCGACGACCGCCGAGATGAGCCGGAGCATCAGTGAGGTGGCGGCGGGCAGCGGCCGGATCGCGGTGAGTATCGCCGAGGTGGCCCGGGCCAGCTCGATCTCGAACGCCGGCACGAGTCAGACCAACCTGGCGAGCTCCGAGGTGGCGCGTACGGCCGAGGAGTTGCGGGCTCTGGTGAGCTCGTTCCGGCTGTCCTGA
- a CDS encoding DivIVA domain-containing protein, which translates to MSLTAAQVGSTVFTEPAEGARGYHEGQVDAFLAEVAEEMRRLEGENRALAEQLQHSDLAGHLIRLERDRDRVLERVESLRIELEKARAESPVLAGEAPRLLELAEQTAEVHMTEARQVAEELLYKASVEAARLTSDAELRASTVVADARHAHAERISGLAVRRRDALARIEALCSEARERRAALVTVLEDRLRGMDPKPSRR; encoded by the coding sequence ATGTCTCTTACCGCAGCGCAGGTCGGCAGTACCGTTTTCACGGAGCCGGCCGAGGGTGCGCGCGGGTATCACGAGGGGCAGGTCGACGCGTTCCTGGCCGAGGTGGCCGAGGAGATGCGCCGGCTGGAGGGCGAGAACCGGGCGTTGGCCGAGCAGCTCCAGCACTCCGACCTGGCCGGGCATCTGATCCGGCTGGAACGCGACCGGGACCGGGTGCTGGAGCGGGTCGAGTCGTTGCGGATCGAGCTGGAGAAGGCCCGGGCCGAGTCGCCGGTGCTCGCAGGTGAGGCGCCCCGCCTGCTCGAGTTGGCCGAGCAGACCGCCGAGGTGCACATGACCGAGGCCCGGCAGGTGGCCGAGGAGCTGCTCTACAAGGCGTCGGTGGAGGCCGCCCGGCTGACCAGTGACGCCGAGTTGCGGGCGTCGACGGTGGTGGCCGACGCCCGGCACGCCCACGCCGAGCGGATCTCCGGCCTGGCCGTCCGGCGCCGGGACGCGCTGGCCCGGATCGAGGCGTTGTGCAGCGAGGCCCGCGAGCGCCGGGCCGCGCTCGTCACCGTGCTGGAGGATCGTCTCCGCGGCATGGACCCGAAACCGTCCCGCCGGTGA
- a CDS encoding MarR family winged helix-turn-helix transcriptional regulator, whose product MTEGPGFGNTLVCLSVLIHKRYVQICADHDLTTAQAQLLCLVKDQPRGMSELGHLLGLAKPGMSGLVDRTERRGLVQRGAAEHDRRACTVSSTALGKEIGDALYADVSTRLPDIVGHLSPADQRLLEELADMVTGGTVSGPCRGDDPPAR is encoded by the coding sequence ATGACAGAGGGCCCGGGATTCGGCAACACCCTGGTGTGCCTGTCCGTGCTGATCCACAAGCGGTATGTGCAGATCTGCGCCGACCACGACCTCACCACCGCCCAGGCCCAGCTGCTCTGCCTGGTCAAAGACCAGCCCCGCGGCATGTCCGAGCTGGGGCACCTGCTCGGCCTGGCCAAACCCGGCATGAGCGGCCTGGTCGACCGCACCGAGCGGCGCGGCCTGGTGCAGCGCGGTGCCGCCGAGCACGATCGGCGCGCCTGCACGGTGTCCAGCACCGCGCTGGGCAAGGAGATCGGCGACGCGCTCTACGCCGACGTGTCCACCCGGCTGCCCGACATCGTCGGGCATCTGTCCCCCGCCGACCAGCGCCTGCTCGAGGAGCTGGCCGACATGGTCACCGGCGGGACGGTTTCGGGTCCATGCCGCGGAGACGATCCTCCAGCACGGTGA
- a CDS encoding alkene reductase, producing the protein MADAFDSYDLAGTKLANRIAMAPMTRSRAYGTGNTPTDLMATYYAQRASAGLIITEGTQPSVVGQGYTNTPGLHSEEQVEAWRKVTDAVHAEGGVIFAQLMHAGRIGHPSILPDDLIPVAPSSVKAAGQLHTFDGMQDFVEPKELTEEEIRATIADFAAAARNAVAAGFDGVEVHGANGYLVHQFLSDNVNQRTDAWGGSVEGRIRFAVEVATAIAAAIGADKTAIRLSPANPYNDITETGTEEVYLALVAALAPLGLAYLHLVEGDREFTRKLRAAWPGTFVLNPATHPQPTGPDALALIADGTTDLVSYGALFLANPDLPARLATEGPFNTPDFSAAFGGDHRGYTDYPALQG; encoded by the coding sequence ATGGCTGACGCCTTCGACTCGTACGACCTGGCCGGCACCAAGCTGGCCAACCGCATCGCGATGGCGCCGATGACCCGCAGCCGCGCGTACGGCACGGGCAACACCCCCACCGACCTGATGGCGACCTACTACGCCCAGCGCGCCTCGGCCGGTCTGATCATCACCGAGGGCACCCAGCCGTCCGTGGTCGGCCAGGGCTACACCAACACCCCCGGCCTGCACTCCGAGGAACAGGTCGAGGCCTGGCGCAAGGTCACCGACGCGGTGCACGCCGAAGGCGGCGTGATCTTCGCCCAGCTGATGCACGCCGGCCGAATCGGCCACCCGAGCATCCTGCCGGACGACCTGATCCCGGTCGCCCCGTCCAGCGTCAAGGCCGCCGGGCAGCTGCACACCTTCGACGGCATGCAGGACTTCGTCGAGCCCAAGGAGCTCACCGAGGAGGAGATCCGGGCGACCATCGCCGACTTCGCCGCCGCCGCCCGCAACGCCGTCGCGGCCGGTTTCGACGGCGTGGAGGTCCACGGCGCCAACGGATACCTGGTCCACCAGTTCCTGTCCGACAACGTCAACCAGCGCACCGACGCCTGGGGCGGTTCGGTCGAGGGCCGGATCCGGTTCGCCGTCGAGGTGGCCACCGCCATCGCCGCGGCCATCGGCGCGGACAAGACCGCCATCCGGCTCTCTCCGGCCAACCCGTACAACGACATCACCGAGACCGGCACCGAGGAGGTCTACCTCGCCCTGGTCGCGGCGCTGGCCCCGCTCGGGCTCGCCTACCTGCACCTGGTCGAGGGCGACCGGGAGTTCACCCGCAAGCTGCGCGCCGCCTGGCCGGGCACCTTCGTCCTGAACCCGGCCACCCACCCGCAGCCGACCGGCCCGGACGCGCTCGCCCTGATCGCCGACGGCACCACCGACCTGGTCTCGTACGGCGCGCTCTTCCTGGCCAACCCGGACCTGCCGGCCCGCCTGGCCACCGAGGGCCCGTTCAACACCCCGGACTTCTCGGCGGCGTTCGGCGGCGACCACCGCGGCTACACCGACTACCCGGCCCTCCAGGGCTGA
- a CDS encoding cytochrome P450 encodes MATYTLPTFLDWLAEQRTHGPVHYDDRQQVWQVLGHPETSAVLSDPALFSSDLSSVMPAQDDFRLFQQGNFVRMDPPRHRELRSLVSQAFTPRVVAGLEPRIAEVTHELLDATGGSGRLDLIEALAYPLPVIVIAELLGIPAADRPIFRRWADVLFDQTDVDPSDPVLTAGRATMNRVAPTIREMNTYLLDHIRARRAHPGDDLTGRLLTAEVDGKRLDDQEIVGFVGLLLLAGHITTTATLGNTVLSLDRHPDAAAEVRADPGLLPGAIEESIRFRTPFPRLARRATIATRVGTTMVPSGAILQLWVTAANRDRRVFDDPDRFDIRRSPNPHLSFGHGIHFCLGAPLARLEARVALRILLDRYRDIAVTEPVEERNPWIMVSVNRLPLEVRPT; translated from the coding sequence ATGGCCACATATACCCTTCCCACGTTTCTGGACTGGCTGGCCGAGCAGCGCACCCACGGCCCGGTCCACTACGACGACAGGCAGCAGGTCTGGCAGGTCCTCGGCCACCCCGAGACCAGCGCCGTCCTGTCCGACCCGGCCCTGTTCTCCTCCGACCTCAGCAGCGTCATGCCCGCTCAGGACGACTTCCGGCTGTTCCAGCAGGGCAACTTCGTCCGGATGGACCCGCCCCGCCACCGCGAACTGCGCAGTCTGGTCAGCCAGGCGTTCACCCCGCGCGTGGTGGCCGGGCTGGAGCCGAGGATCGCCGAGGTCACCCACGAACTGCTCGACGCCACCGGCGGCAGTGGCCGGCTCGATCTGATCGAGGCTCTCGCGTACCCCCTGCCGGTGATCGTGATCGCCGAGCTGCTCGGCATCCCGGCCGCCGATCGGCCGATCTTCCGCCGCTGGGCGGACGTGCTCTTCGACCAGACCGACGTCGACCCGTCCGACCCGGTACTGACGGCCGGCCGGGCGACGATGAACCGGGTCGCACCGACGATCCGCGAGATGAACACCTACCTGCTCGATCACATCCGCGCCCGCCGCGCGCACCCCGGCGACGATCTGACCGGCCGGTTGCTGACCGCCGAGGTGGACGGCAAACGCCTCGACGACCAGGAGATCGTCGGCTTCGTCGGCCTGCTTCTGCTGGCCGGGCACATCACCACCACGGCGACGCTCGGCAACACGGTCCTCAGCCTCGACCGACACCCCGACGCGGCTGCGGAGGTCCGGGCCGACCCGGGCCTGCTGCCCGGCGCCATCGAGGAGAGCATCCGATTCCGTACGCCGTTCCCGCGCCTGGCCCGGCGGGCCACCATCGCCACCCGCGTGGGTACGACGATGGTCCCGTCCGGCGCGATCCTGCAGCTCTGGGTGACCGCCGCCAACCGGGACCGCCGCGTCTTCGACGACCCGGACCGCTTCGACATCCGCCGCAGCCCGAACCCGCATCTGAGCTTCGGGCACGGCATCCACTTCTGCCTGGGCGCGCCGCTCGCTCGCCTGGAGGCCCGGGTGGCCCTGCGGATCCTGCTCGACCGCTACCGCGACATCGCCGTCACCGAACCCGTCGAGGAACGCAACCCCTGGATCATGGTGAGCGTCAACCGGCTGCCCTTGGAGGTGCGCCCGACCTGA
- a CDS encoding cadherin-like beta sandwich domain-containing protein: MSTPARAEVVGATYYVDAAAGNDTDTGLSSINAWRTLDQVNRTTFRPGDRILLRAGQRWTGQLWPKGDGSDAAPIVVDRWGDGDKPGIDAAGATGDAVRLFNQEHWTIRNLDVTNTAAPTGTPGANLADLRGVHISGDNGETLDGFLIDAVDVHDVTGEVRWISGAYEQTEPGVYKGNGWDRSKRTGGIVLDGSVPDIAAPGATPTVLNDVTVQNSTVVNTSFAGIIVKQYSGDAPGAVATGWGSRDNATDPKFTPHTNVVIRGNYIRQDGTPYGCNGLYLTGVRGALVERNVVHRTGTSGIETYFADDVTVQFNEVYETTVKAGGADSNGIDADKGTTRQVFQYNFVHHNGDGFLICQFGFGDVVIRGNVVASNSRHQVYLHSDRAARAEVYHNTIYNDRSATLVYGYGSSLNATYTMRDNVLFSTRAGAALTTSPTIFYDGNLYGGAELAVPDSDTRAVVGAPLFVNPQLSGPFGTPETGPQLAAAHGFAVDSASPAIDGGVPIEANGGRDYTGGALYNGDPDIGAFEYRTPAGASAETVAGYVRTPAGRPVAGATVTAAGRSATTSTGGWFAIADVPFGPVTLTASRNGYQSAEQTVSVTDHNRATVRVELTSTSTVGVITGRVLDQYAQPVAAAAVTVRDDAQVIATGTSGTDGVFAVTGVPVGEGFTVTASAAALTPASRAGLAVGPDTATDAGALLLAATVPDYVDVQDFDDLPDGPLATGTNGLTVSGAVQVADGAVQLTRTVNSGTTRVLRAFDPPLKGLVTVESRVMIDQPYVSGNHWWGVPYVTGSDGVNAISVAFTKNTVVAYNGASTVTVGRYELGRWHRVRTVIDTVNQRFDLYLDGVRVLERAAFRVPVDGVARLDYFANSSNYGQVHLDDLRVSRGVGLTPDDSGLLSLTTGHGVPQAVPGGGYLLEVPAVTTLVDVTAVARSRFARSVTIGDSATEGDRAFATVTLGDTGASVPVTVTAEDGTRTAYPLEIRKPSLAADASLTALTVSVADLDPAFASEVLHYAVDVPSGTTKMQVTATPANPRSSVSVAGRAGPATIRLPFGTSTVPIVVTSADGTATSTYTITVTRPRCRALRP; the protein is encoded by the coding sequence ATGTCCACCCCGGCGAGGGCCGAGGTCGTCGGGGCCACCTACTACGTCGACGCGGCCGCCGGGAACGACACCGACACCGGTCTGAGCAGCATCAACGCCTGGCGCACCCTGGATCAGGTCAATCGCACGACGTTCCGACCGGGGGACCGGATCCTGCTGCGCGCCGGGCAGCGCTGGACCGGGCAGCTCTGGCCCAAGGGCGACGGCTCCGATGCGGCGCCGATCGTCGTCGACCGCTGGGGCGACGGCGACAAGCCCGGCATCGACGCGGCGGGCGCGACCGGTGACGCGGTGCGGCTGTTCAACCAGGAGCACTGGACGATCCGCAACCTGGACGTCACGAACACCGCCGCACCCACCGGCACTCCCGGCGCCAACCTGGCCGACCTGCGCGGCGTCCACATCAGCGGCGACAACGGCGAGACCCTGGACGGCTTCCTGATCGACGCCGTCGACGTGCACGACGTGACCGGCGAGGTCCGTTGGATCAGTGGCGCGTACGAGCAGACCGAGCCCGGCGTCTACAAGGGCAACGGCTGGGACCGTTCGAAACGGACCGGGGGCATCGTGCTGGACGGTTCGGTACCGGACATCGCGGCGCCGGGTGCCACCCCGACCGTGCTCAACGACGTCACCGTGCAGAACTCGACGGTCGTGAACACCTCGTTCGCCGGGATCATCGTCAAGCAGTACAGCGGGGACGCTCCGGGTGCCGTCGCGACCGGCTGGGGCAGCCGGGACAACGCGACCGACCCGAAGTTCACCCCGCACACGAACGTGGTGATCCGCGGCAACTACATCAGGCAGGACGGTACGCCGTACGGCTGCAACGGCCTTTATCTGACGGGTGTCCGCGGGGCCCTCGTCGAACGCAACGTCGTCCACCGGACCGGCACGTCGGGGATCGAGACCTACTTCGCCGACGACGTGACCGTGCAGTTCAACGAGGTGTACGAGACCACGGTGAAAGCCGGTGGCGCCGACTCGAACGGCATCGACGCGGACAAGGGCACCACCCGGCAGGTGTTCCAGTACAACTTCGTGCACCACAACGGTGACGGGTTCCTGATCTGCCAGTTCGGCTTCGGTGACGTGGTGATCCGCGGCAACGTGGTGGCGTCCAACAGCCGGCACCAGGTCTACCTGCACTCGGACCGGGCGGCGCGGGCGGAGGTCTACCACAACACGATCTACAACGACCGCAGTGCGACGCTCGTCTACGGCTACGGGAGCTCGCTGAACGCGACATACACGATGCGCGACAACGTGCTGTTCTCGACGCGTGCCGGGGCGGCGCTCACCACCAGCCCGACGATCTTCTATGACGGCAACCTCTACGGCGGTGCCGAACTGGCCGTTCCGGACAGCGACACCCGTGCCGTCGTCGGTGCTCCACTCTTCGTGAATCCGCAGCTCAGTGGACCTTTCGGTACTCCGGAAACCGGGCCGCAACTGGCCGCGGCACACGGGTTCGCGGTCGATTCGGCGTCTCCGGCGATCGATGGTGGCGTGCCGATCGAGGCGAACGGTGGACGGGACTACACCGGTGGTGCGCTCTACAACGGCGACCCGGACATCGGCGCCTTCGAATACCGGACACCCGCCGGTGCCTCGGCCGAGACGGTGGCCGGCTACGTCCGTACCCCCGCGGGTCGTCCGGTCGCCGGAGCCACCGTGACCGCCGCCGGGCGGTCCGCGACCACCTCGACCGGCGGCTGGTTCGCGATTGCGGACGTGCCCTTCGGGCCCGTCACGCTCACCGCGTCGCGCAACGGTTACCAGAGCGCCGAGCAAACGGTTTCCGTGACAGATCACAACCGGGCGACGGTACGGGTGGAGCTGACGTCCACGAGCACGGTCGGGGTGATCACCGGCCGGGTCCTCGACCAGTACGCACAGCCGGTAGCCGCGGCTGCGGTGACGGTTCGTGACGATGCGCAGGTGATCGCCACCGGGACGAGCGGGACCGACGGTGTGTTCGCGGTGACCGGCGTGCCGGTGGGGGAGGGCTTCACGGTGACCGCGTCGGCGGCCGCGCTCACCCCGGCGTCGCGTGCCGGCCTGGCCGTCGGGCCGGACACCGCCACCGACGCGGGTGCGCTGCTGCTGGCCGCGACGGTGCCCGACTACGTGGACGTGCAGGACTTCGACGACCTGCCCGACGGGCCGCTGGCCACCGGCACGAACGGTCTCACGGTCAGCGGGGCGGTCCAGGTGGCCGACGGCGCCGTCCAGCTCACCCGGACCGTGAACAGCGGCACCACCCGGGTGCTGCGTGCCTTCGACCCGCCACTGAAAGGCCTGGTCACCGTGGAGAGCCGGGTGATGATCGACCAGCCGTACGTCTCCGGGAACCACTGGTGGGGTGTGCCCTACGTGACCGGGAGTGACGGGGTCAACGCGATCAGCGTGGCGTTCACGAAGAACACCGTGGTCGCCTACAACGGCGCGAGCACGGTCACGGTGGGTCGCTATGAGCTGGGCCGATGGCACCGGGTGCGCACCGTGATCGACACCGTGAACCAGCGGTTCGACCTCTACCTCGACGGGGTTCGGGTCCTGGAGCGGGCCGCGTTCCGGGTGCCTGTCGACGGGGTGGCGCGGCTCGACTACTTCGCCAACAGCAGCAACTATGGTCAAGTGCACCTCGATGACCTGCGGGTTTCCCGGGGTGTGGGTCTCACTCCGGACGACTCGGGGCTGTTGAGCCTGACCACCGGGCACGGGGTGCCGCAGGCGGTGCCCGGGGGCGGATATCTGCTGGAGGTGCCGGCCGTGACCACCTTGGTGGACGTGACGGCGGTGGCGCGGAGCCGGTTCGCGCGGTCGGTGACGATCGGTGACTCGGCAACGGAGGGTGATCGGGCCTTCGCCACTGTGACGTTGGGTGATACGGGTGCATCGGTTCCGGTGACGGTCACCGCTGAGGACGGCACGCGTACGGCGTACCCCCTGGAGATCCGCAAGCCCTCGCTGGCCGCCGACGCCTCGCTGACCGCACTGACCGTCAGCGTCGCGGATCTTGATCCGGCGTTCGCGTCGGAGGTCCTCCACTACGCCGTCGATGTGCCGTCCGGGACCACGAAGATGCAGGTCACAGCTACGCCGGCGAACCCGCGGTCGAGTGTGTCGGTGGCCGGAAGGGCCGGTCCGGCGACGATTCGCCTGCCGTTCGGGACCAGCACCGTGCCGATCGTGGTGACCTCCGCCGACGGCACCGCGACCAGCACCTACACGATCACGGTGACCCGTCCGCGCTGCCGGGCGCTGCGCCCCTGA
- a CDS encoding LacI family DNA-binding transcriptional regulator: MTDQNRTAVTLHDVAREAGVSYATASRALNGSDRSVRAENLARVREAAARLGYTPHVSAQAIARGSSTTVALVVGAVDDPYFASIADGVAEGAYAAGLTLTAAVTDRSPDMGLHIVRTLRGRRPQVILIAGSRVDDDGVYAALAEELDQYRRAGGRVALLSRNGLDFPTLTVDHHGGAFRLAQALAGLGYRRFAVLHGDDRIRMSHDRRRGFLDGLRQAGITVEDRHVIATDLNRDGGHRAAAALLSGGAGGPVGGGRRSGNGAAGTDGDPDSRSGASGPSGTGGPSGTGGPSGTGGPSGTGGPSGAGDVEAIFAVNDVMAIGAMTAVREAGLRPGRDVAVAGFDDIDAARDVTPTLTSVRVPLRDLGRRAVELALAGDPAVVEVPVEVVLRDSTPPR; the protein is encoded by the coding sequence GTGACTGACCAGAACCGGACCGCGGTGACGCTGCACGACGTGGCGCGCGAGGCCGGCGTCTCCTACGCGACCGCGTCCCGGGCGCTCAACGGCAGCGACCGCAGTGTGCGCGCGGAGAATCTGGCCCGGGTCCGCGAGGCGGCGGCACGCCTCGGGTACACCCCGCACGTGTCGGCGCAGGCCATCGCCCGCGGATCGAGCACCACTGTCGCGCTGGTGGTGGGGGCGGTCGACGATCCCTACTTCGCGTCGATCGCGGACGGCGTGGCCGAGGGCGCCTACGCGGCGGGACTCACCCTGACCGCGGCGGTCACCGATCGTTCGCCGGACATGGGCCTGCATATCGTACGGACCCTGCGCGGCCGCCGTCCGCAGGTGATCCTGATCGCCGGTAGCCGGGTCGACGACGACGGTGTCTACGCCGCCCTCGCCGAGGAACTCGACCAGTACCGCCGGGCGGGCGGGCGGGTGGCCCTGCTGAGCCGCAACGGGCTCGACTTCCCGACTCTGACCGTCGATCACCACGGTGGCGCGTTCCGGCTGGCCCAGGCGTTGGCGGGGCTCGGTTACCGGCGGTTCGCGGTGCTGCACGGTGATGATCGGATCCGGATGTCGCACGATCGGCGGCGCGGGTTCCTCGACGGGTTACGCCAGGCCGGCATCACCGTCGAGGACCGGCACGTGATCGCCACCGACCTCAACCGGGACGGCGGCCATCGGGCGGCGGCCGCCCTGCTCAGCGGCGGCGCCGGCGGTCCGGTCGGCGGCGGCCGGCGCAGCGGGAACGGCGCTGCCGGCACCGACGGCGATCCCGACAGCCGATCCGGCGCGAGCGGCCCATCCGGCACGGGCGGCCCATCCGGCACGGGCGGCCCATCTGGCACGGGCGGCCCATCCGGCACGGGCGGCCCATCCGGCGCGGGTGATGTGGAGGCGATCTTCGCGGTGAACGACGTGATGGCGATCGGCGCGATGACCGCGGTCCGCGAGGCGGGGCTGCGGCCGGGCCGGGACGTGGCGGTCGCCGGTTTCGACGACATCGACGCGGCGCGCGACGTCACCCCGACGCTGACATCGGTCCGGGTGCCGTTGCGCGACCTGGGCCGCCGAGCCGTGGAATTGGCCCTGGCCGGCGACCCGGCCGTCGTCGAGGTGCCGGTGGAGGTGGTCCTGCGGGACAGCACCCCACCCCGCTGA
- a CDS encoding LacI family DNA-binding transcriptional regulator, which yields MPHRARDTVTLRDVAAEAGVSLATASRALGGGRSVAPENARKVIEAATRLRYTVDAAARAMNRGSDAIALIADDLATPAVAAVVAAMERQARTVDAFVTVSSTRGLPELQAATIRNLSGFRPRAVVLTSTRISQDPAETRVLDELLAFERGGGRVILYGSGSVHLPFDAIAVDDRGSARLMGEHLARTGHRRAIILAGTRERAYAAARTSGYVEGLLAAGADVQDIRIVNCEVTRQGGFDATAQLIREGLGGTDVLVAINDTVAIGVLSACRAAGIDVPGQVSVTGFDDVPLARDLTPRLTTIELPFTDIGIRAIEMAIRERPVDGPPLRETVRGRLIVRESTGRV from the coding sequence TTGCCGCACCGTGCCAGGGATACCGTCACCCTCCGTGATGTCGCCGCCGAGGCGGGTGTGTCGCTGGCGACCGCGTCCCGGGCGCTCGGCGGCGGCCGGTCGGTCGCTCCGGAGAACGCGCGGAAGGTGATCGAGGCGGCGACCCGGCTTCGCTACACGGTGGACGCGGCGGCCCGCGCGATGAATCGGGGCAGCGACGCGATCGCCCTCATCGCCGACGATCTGGCCACCCCCGCGGTGGCCGCCGTGGTCGCCGCGATGGAGCGCCAGGCCCGGACCGTCGACGCGTTCGTGACCGTCTCGTCCACCCGCGGCCTGCCCGAGCTGCAGGCCGCGACGATCCGTAACCTGTCCGGTTTCCGGCCGCGTGCGGTGGTGCTGACCAGTACCCGGATCAGCCAGGATCCGGCCGAGACCCGGGTTCTCGACGAGCTGCTGGCGTTCGAGCGCGGCGGCGGCCGGGTGATTCTCTACGGCAGCGGCAGTGTGCACCTGCCGTTCGACGCGATCGCCGTCGACGACCGAGGCTCGGCCCGGCTGATGGGCGAGCACCTGGCCCGAACCGGGCACCGGCGGGCGATCATCCTGGCCGGGACCCGCGAGCGGGCGTACGCCGCGGCGCGCACCTCCGGTTATGTCGAGGGTCTGCTGGCCGCGGGCGCCGATGTGCAGGACATCCGGATCGTGAACTGCGAGGTCACCCGGCAGGGCGGGTTCGACGCGACGGCCCAGCTGATCCGGGAGGGCCTGGGCGGTACGGACGTGCTGGTGGCGATCAACGACACGGTGGCGATCGGGGTGCTGTCGGCGTGTCGGGCGGCCGGGATCGACGTGCCCGGGCAGGTGTCGGTGACCGGGTTCGACGACGTGCCGCTGGCCCGTGACCTGACGCCGCGGTTGACCACGATCGAGTTGCCGTTCACCGACATCGGCATCCGGGCGATCGAGATGGCGATCCGGGAGCGCCCGGTGGACGGGCCGCCGTTGCGCGAGACGGTGCGCGGCCGGCTGATCGTGCGGGAGAGCACCGGCCGGGTTTGA